A window of the Desulfopila inferna genome harbors these coding sequences:
- a CDS encoding LegC family aminotransferase, with translation MFEDIFEFIRAQFGHADCIPLHEPRFAGNEKTYLNDCIDSTYVSSVGEYVNRFELAVAELTGSRHAIAVVNGTQGLFVALKVIGIDTGCDVLTQSLTFVATSNAIHYSGASPVFIDVDSKTLGLSPDALKNFLQKHTEIRNGRRVNKVSGRSIAACLPMHTCGHPCRIREIAEICADNHIELIEDAAESLGSFYANKHTGRFGRIGVLSFNGNKVITTGGGGMLITDNEELADKLRHLTTTAKVPHQWEFIHDQIGYNFRMPNLNAALGLAQVEQLGSFLESKRQLAKRYREFFRNSKFTFINEPSGCTSNFWLNTILLPDEKQKIDFLEQANQHGIGVRSLWRPMHMLNMYKHCQRDAQSNAEDIYRRGVNLPSSVKG, from the coding sequence ATGTTTGAAGACATCTTTGAATTTATCCGCGCACAGTTTGGCCATGCGGATTGTATCCCCCTGCACGAGCCTCGTTTTGCAGGAAATGAAAAGACCTATCTGAACGACTGTATCGACTCAACCTACGTTTCCAGCGTCGGAGAGTATGTCAACCGCTTCGAGTTGGCAGTAGCCGAGCTTACCGGCAGCCGCCATGCCATTGCCGTGGTCAACGGCACCCAGGGGCTGTTTGTGGCGCTCAAGGTAATCGGCATCGATACTGGCTGCGATGTACTAACGCAGTCACTGACTTTTGTCGCGACTTCAAACGCCATTCACTATAGTGGTGCCTCCCCGGTTTTTATCGATGTTGATAGCAAAACCCTCGGATTGTCACCGGATGCGCTGAAAAATTTTCTGCAAAAGCATACCGAAATCCGCAACGGCCGGCGCGTTAATAAGGTCAGCGGCCGAAGCATTGCTGCCTGCCTGCCTATGCACACCTGCGGACATCCCTGTCGAATAAGAGAAATTGCTGAGATATGCGCCGATAACCATATTGAACTGATCGAAGATGCGGCGGAAAGCCTGGGCAGTTTCTACGCAAATAAACATACCGGTCGCTTCGGTCGAATTGGCGTTTTGAGCTTTAACGGCAATAAAGTGATTACAACCGGCGGCGGCGGCATGCTGATTACGGACAATGAAGAGCTGGCGGACAAACTGCGCCACCTGACTACCACCGCCAAAGTACCGCACCAATGGGAATTCATCCATGACCAGATCGGCTACAACTTCCGCATGCCGAACCTGAATGCGGCTCTGGGCCTGGCACAGGTAGAACAGTTAGGTTCCTTTCTGGAAAGCAAACGGCAGTTGGCCAAACGCTATCGAGAGTTCTTTAGAAATAGCAAATTCACCTTTATTAATGAGCCATCGGGCTGCACGTCAAATTTTTGGCTTAATACCATACTGCTGCCAGACGAAAAACAGAAAATTGATTTTCTCGAACAAGCCAACCAGCATGGCATAGGCGTCCGTTCTTTATGGCGGCCCATGCATATGCTAAATATGTATAAGCATTGTCAACGGGACGCTCAGAGCAATGCAGAAGACATATATCGCCGTGGGGTTAATCTTCCCAGCAGCGTGAAAGGCTAA
- the fliS gene encoding flagellar export chaperone FliS has translation MNAYVNQYQNNQILNATPERILIMLYDGAIRFCRQAMKAMDENRMADKSENISKTMAIVCEFANTLDHEVGGKIAEDLDALYGFMVRELSRANRENNRQALETVEDLLSGLRGTWAEAAKIYALEKHAVHNEHGERFAASL, from the coding sequence ATGAATGCCTATGTAAATCAATATCAGAACAACCAGATACTGAATGCTACCCCGGAGCGTATTCTCATCATGCTCTATGACGGAGCGATCCGATTCTGTCGCCAGGCCATGAAGGCCATGGACGAGAACCGCATGGCGGACAAGTCCGAGAATATCAGCAAGACCATGGCAATTGTCTGTGAATTTGCCAATACCCTTGACCATGAGGTAGGAGGCAAAATTGCCGAAGACCTTGACGCGCTCTATGGCTTTATGGTCCGAGAACTTAGCCGGGCCAACCGCGAAAATAATCGTCAGGCGCTGGAAACCGTCGAGGATCTTCTCTCAGGTTTGCGCGGAACCTGGGCCGAGGCGGCAAAGATCTATGCCTTGGAAAAACATGCGGTCCATAATGAGCACGGCGAGCGCTTTGCGGCTTCCTTATAG
- a CDS encoding flagellar protein FlgN codes for MMNAGTTRENLLALKDAIIQEREQAINLNLDGMYTAMKAKEDLIQVLAHVKSIDKADQPLAEHIRHENRRNAFLFKSTLGWIRETMEFFGKRTSSSTYSANAGTVSSETNGRLLSGRI; via the coding sequence ATGATGAATGCCGGAACCACGCGTGAAAATCTGCTGGCACTGAAAGATGCGATCATCCAGGAGAGAGAGCAGGCAATAAACCTCAACCTTGACGGCATGTACACCGCCATGAAGGCCAAGGAAGATCTGATTCAGGTTCTGGCGCATGTCAAAAGCATCGATAAGGCCGACCAGCCGCTCGCCGAACATATCCGGCATGAAAACCGCAGGAATGCCTTTCTCTTTAAATCCACCCTCGGCTGGATAAGGGAGACCATGGAATTCTTCGGCAAGAGAACCTCGTCTTCAACCTATTCCGCAAATGCCGGTACCGTCTCTTCGGAAACAAACGGCAGATTGCTCTCGGGACGGATCTGA
- the csrA gene encoding carbon storage regulator CsrA, producing the protein MLVLTRKAGEGIVIGDNITIKIIEVKGGGIRIGIDAPKDQKIYRQEVYERISAENREAALHWQLDDLDSLMPAQHKDNKDKKK; encoded by the coding sequence ATGCTGGTTTTGACCAGGAAAGCCGGTGAGGGTATCGTCATAGGCGATAATATCACCATTAAAATCATAGAGGTAAAAGGCGGAGGGATCCGTATAGGCATCGATGCCCCCAAAGACCAGAAGATATACCGTCAGGAAGTTTATGAGCGCATATCGGCGGAAAACCGGGAAGCGGCGCTTCACTGGCAGCTTGATGACCTAGACTCGCTCATGCCTGCCCAACATAAAGACAATAAAGATAAAAAAAAGTAA
- a CDS encoding rod-binding protein, protein MNLQIDPRITQSVTPTSPSVAPDKAKNDKQLRQSAREFEAIYINEMYKAMRKNIPEGGLLEKSSATTMFEEMLDMEMARKTAAGKGMGIGEAMYDQLKGNIK, encoded by the coding sequence ATGAATCTCCAAATAGACCCGAGAATTACCCAGTCCGTTACACCGACCTCACCTTCGGTTGCCCCTGACAAGGCTAAAAACGATAAACAGCTTCGTCAGTCAGCCCGAGAATTTGAGGCTATATACATAAATGAAATGTATAAAGCCATGCGAAAAAACATTCCTGAAGGAGGCCTTCTGGAGAAATCCTCCGCCACGACAATGTTCGAGGAAATGCTGGATATGGAAATGGCGCGAAAAACAGCAGCCGGGAAGGGTATGGGAATCGGTGAAGCGATGTATGATCAGCTGAAAGGCAATATCAAATAA
- the flgL gene encoding flagellar hook-associated protein FlgL: protein MKVTENTTYRMLQTNLDRITGRLEDLRIQGATGIKLNKPSDDPSAIRPVLTTRTQLRTTDRYLETMGVSLDKMQATDGHLAHVENILQRAKEIGINSVNESLSPQDLNTLADEVNFLKDELLDSANGVIDGKYMFAGYQEQTKPFVENTGYTDAGYDPLDSQTWPVFYMGDGNSTQLEITPGELQEVTLTGNELFMGISNVSIQAQSNTPTNGFDYQSDKGVDVFSVLQRLEDSIRAGNVNNAPPTTPGDGIQKGLADLDLAADQNRRLRSQLGNRARRVENAIQSQETVKADLEQILSRYQDADVIETFNDIIKQETAFKAALNITAKVSDISILDYV from the coding sequence ATGAAAGTCACGGAAAATACAACCTACAGAATGCTGCAGACAAATCTCGACCGGATTACCGGCCGTCTGGAAGACTTGCGGATCCAGGGAGCAACCGGCATAAAGCTCAATAAGCCTTCCGATGATCCCTCAGCCATCCGTCCGGTGCTCACCACCAGAACGCAGCTTCGCACTACCGACCGCTACCTCGAAACGATGGGTGTCAGTCTTGATAAGATGCAGGCTACCGACGGACATCTGGCGCATGTGGAAAATATCCTGCAGCGCGCTAAGGAAATCGGCATAAACTCCGTTAACGAAAGCCTGAGCCCCCAGGATCTTAATACTCTTGCCGATGAAGTAAATTTCCTTAAAGACGAACTTTTAGACTCTGCCAACGGTGTCATTGACGGAAAATATATGTTTGCCGGATATCAGGAGCAGACAAAACCGTTCGTCGAAAATACAGGGTATACAGATGCCGGCTATGATCCTTTAGATTCACAGACGTGGCCGGTTTTTTATATGGGAGACGGCAACTCCACACAGCTGGAGATTACACCGGGAGAACTTCAGGAAGTTACTCTGACCGGTAATGAACTCTTTATGGGTATCAGCAACGTCTCCATACAAGCCCAAAGTAATACACCGACAAACGGTTTCGACTACCAGTCGGATAAAGGTGTCGATGTTTTCAGCGTGTTGCAGCGTCTGGAAGATTCCATCAGAGCCGGTAATGTCAACAATGCACCTCCAACCACACCAGGCGACGGCATACAAAAAGGTCTCGCCGATCTGGACCTTGCCGCCGATCAAAACAGACGCTTGCGCAGTCAGCTCGGCAACCGTGCCCGCCGGGTGGAAAATGCAATCCAGAGCCAGGAAACCGTGAAAGCCGATCTGGAACAGATTCTCTCCAGATACCAAGATGCCGACGTGATTGAGACTTTCAACGATATCATAAAACAGGAGACGGCTTTTAAGGCGGCGTTGAATATTACCGCTAAGGTATCAGATATCTCGATCCTCGATTATGTCTAG
- a CDS encoding NAD-dependent 4,6-dehydratase LegB — MSLNSKKVLVTGADGFIGSHLVEMLIGYGAEIRALSYYNSFNSWGWLEEVDGIDAVDVVSGDIRDPFFCRKITAGIDYIFHLAALIAIPYSYQAPGSYLETNVQGTLNICQAALDNDCQKVLQTSTSEVYGTAQYVPIDEKHPLQPQSPYSASKIGADAVAMSYHHSFGLPLTIVRPFNTYGPRQSARAVIPTIITQIATGMEEIKLGDVSPTRDFNYVKDTCRGFIELAGCDAADGKTVNIGSNFEISVGETLELIKELMSSNVRFITEKTRLRAENSEVFRLWCDNTLIRELTGFKPEYDMRRGLQETIDWFTRPENLARYKAEIYNV; from the coding sequence GTGTCATTGAATTCAAAGAAAGTTCTGGTAACCGGTGCTGACGGCTTCATCGGCTCTCATCTGGTTGAGATGCTGATCGGCTACGGTGCCGAGATTCGAGCCCTGAGCTATTACAATTCCTTCAACAGCTGGGGATGGCTTGAAGAAGTGGACGGCATCGATGCGGTCGACGTTGTTTCCGGCGATATTCGTGATCCTTTTTTCTGCCGGAAAATAACGGCAGGCATCGATTATATTTTTCATCTGGCTGCACTGATTGCCATACCCTATTCCTACCAAGCGCCAGGTAGTTATCTTGAGACCAATGTCCAGGGAACATTGAACATCTGCCAGGCAGCCCTGGATAATGACTGTCAAAAAGTACTACAAACGTCGACCAGTGAAGTATACGGCACGGCACAGTACGTCCCCATCGACGAAAAACATCCGCTGCAGCCCCAGTCTCCCTACAGTGCGAGCAAGATCGGAGCAGACGCCGTTGCCATGAGCTATCACCACTCCTTCGGGCTGCCCCTGACGATCGTCCGCCCCTTCAATACTTACGGTCCCAGACAGTCAGCCCGTGCCGTTATCCCCACCATTATTACCCAGATTGCCACCGGAATGGAGGAGATCAAGCTCGGCGATGTCTCCCCGACCCGTGACTTCAATTATGTCAAAGATACCTGCCGCGGCTTCATTGAACTGGCAGGCTGTGATGCGGCAGACGGCAAAACGGTCAACATCGGCTCCAATTTCGAAATTTCGGTTGGAGAAACCCTGGAATTGATCAAAGAACTGATGAGCAGTAACGTTCGTTTCATCACCGAGAAGACCCGCCTGCGGGCTGAAAATTCAGAAGTCTTCCGCCTCTGGTGCGACAATACGCTGATCCGTGAACTGACAGGCTTCAAACCTGAATACGATATGCGCCGAGGCCTGCAGGAAACAATCGATTGGTTTACCAGGCCGGAAAATTTGGCACGCTATAAGGCGGAAATCTACAATGTTTGA
- a CDS encoding flagellar protein FlaG, whose protein sequence is MNVEAVNLPNAGQFQLNKGSDQVRDARKQVKEQPQSDQPEKKQIQPEELLSQIKALTEDGLYSVRFENDSEAGEMVVKVVDRDTDEVIRQIPPEELRELAEQLKGLRGNLVDTQS, encoded by the coding sequence ATGAATGTTGAAGCGGTCAATCTACCGAATGCCGGTCAGTTCCAGTTGAACAAGGGCTCGGATCAGGTGCGCGACGCACGCAAACAGGTCAAAGAACAACCCCAGAGCGATCAGCCGGAAAAGAAACAGATTCAGCCGGAAGAACTGCTCAGCCAGATCAAGGCGCTGACCGAAGACGGGCTGTACAGCGTGCGCTTTGAAAATGACAGCGAGGCAGGTGAAATGGTGGTCAAGGTGGTCGACCGGGACACCGACGAGGTGATCCGTCAGATTCCGCCGGAAGAGCTGCGCGAACTGGCCGAGCAGTTGAAGGGCCTGCGTGGAAATCTTGTTGATACACAGAGCTGA
- a CDS encoding flagellar assembly protein FliW, translated as MKKIQTRFGKVEYDPNKLLHFPAGLIGFPNLHNFIVMPNKKEGPLFWIQSVDDPDIAFVLTDPTNFFLDYSVIPEESEKNHLQIGSADECYVVTVVTVPPDHTITLNLAAPILFSPKNNRAIQVILENTEYKTKTPLPSLDKKEAREAREGNGP; from the coding sequence ATGAAAAAAATACAGACTCGTTTCGGCAAAGTTGAATACGACCCGAATAAACTCCTCCACTTCCCGGCGGGACTGATCGGTTTTCCGAATCTTCATAATTTCATTGTCATGCCCAATAAAAAGGAAGGTCCGCTCTTCTGGATTCAAAGCGTTGATGATCCCGATATCGCCTTCGTCCTCACCGACCCGACCAATTTTTTTCTCGACTATTCGGTCATTCCCGAGGAAAGCGAAAAGAATCATCTACAGATAGGCTCTGCCGATGAATGTTACGTCGTCACGGTGGTGACCGTTCCTCCCGATCATACCATTACCCTCAATCTGGCCGCCCCTATCCTCTTCTCGCCTAAAAACAACAGAGCAATACAGGTCATTCTGGAAAACACCGAGTATAAAACCAAGACTCCTCTGCCCTCCCTCGACAAAAAAGAAGCCAGAGAGGCCAGGGAAGGAAATGGTCCCTGA
- a CDS encoding acetyltransferase, whose protein sequence is MDKIILIGGGGHCTSCIDVIEQENRFQIGGIVDLPDKIGEKQLGYPIIGRDEDLPRLSETYTFFLITLGQIKTPQRRIALYDLLLELQVSLPTVVSPRAYISPHAHINDGTIIMHNALVNAGATVGANCIINSCAIIEHDARIGDHCHISTNAVVNGGAIIAGESFVGSGAVIRDNIRVGRRSLIGGGANVMEDVPEDTFYTGRK, encoded by the coding sequence ATGGATAAGATAATTTTAATCGGCGGCGGCGGCCACTGCACTTCATGCATCGATGTCATTGAGCAAGAGAATCGCTTCCAAATTGGTGGAATCGTTGATTTGCCGGATAAGATTGGTGAAAAACAACTCGGCTACCCGATCATCGGGCGAGACGAAGACCTTCCACGATTATCCGAAACCTATACGTTTTTTCTTATCACCCTGGGGCAGATCAAGACCCCGCAACGACGCATCGCCCTCTACGATTTACTGCTCGAACTGCAAGTCAGTCTGCCGACAGTTGTCTCCCCGCGTGCCTATATTTCACCTCACGCACACATTAATGACGGTACTATCATTATGCATAATGCACTGGTCAACGCTGGGGCCACAGTCGGTGCCAACTGTATCATCAACAGCTGCGCAATTATCGAACACGATGCCCGGATCGGTGATCATTGCCATATCTCGACCAACGCTGTTGTCAATGGTGGCGCAATAATTGCAGGAGAATCCTTTGTTGGTAGTGGTGCAGTAATCAGGGACAATATCCGAGTCGGGCGCCGTTCACTTATCGGCGGCGGAGCCAATGTTATGGAGGATGTCCCCGAAGACACGTTCTATACGGGAAGAAAATAG
- the flgM gene encoding flagellar biosynthesis anti-sigma factor FlgM, with translation MSIDFFGIGGPGQIGDLKNTQKSQSGKKTEAVQNPDQVQFSAVLQDVNKAKQSESTISAERAAKVQALKAQIAEGSYKPDLHKVASSLLQFIVEEK, from the coding sequence ATGAGTATTGATTTTTTTGGAATCGGCGGACCGGGACAGATTGGTGATTTAAAGAATACACAGAAATCACAATCGGGAAAAAAGACGGAAGCCGTACAGAATCCGGACCAGGTACAATTTTCAGCAGTGCTTCAGGATGTGAACAAGGCAAAACAGTCTGAAAGCACCATAAGTGCGGAAAGAGCAGCAAAAGTGCAAGCTCTCAAGGCACAGATTGCTGAGGGTTCCTACAAACCTGATCTGCATAAGGTCGCTTCTTCCCTGCTGCAGTTCATTGTCGAGGAGAAATAA
- the fliD gene encoding flagellar filament capping protein FliD gives MAITFGGLATGLDTNAIISELMRIERSPIKRLENDQSYFKSRLDVFSKLDGKLQEFFAKAEAIDTSAELNSPSVKTSTEDYLSATASGIADVGSYQVTVVDLAQQQKDVSQGYADKTSATFGTGSLDLTVAGVSTSITIDSTNNSLEGIAEAINNSDLGVQATIINDGTATPYRLILTGESVSDSFSLDSSGLSGGTDTNPTMTNTQVAQQAHIVVDGIDVYSDSNSVDSSLPGLSLELFKADQNVSTTVNVSVDKDATKEKIQGLVDAYNGVINYIAEQKSADWGNDSAFRSIKRHLQDILVSRQSGSGAFSSLSQIGFETQRDGTISVNSTALSDALTDIYEGVVSLFSGTSDSDGISAEFATYLEQMTDTATGLYAGRKESTESNLRRIDQRILSLEARMEQKEETLRARFTAMESLISGMNSQSTFLSQQMNILSNMMNKG, from the coding sequence ATGGCTATTACCTTCGGTGGTCTTGCAACCGGTCTCGATACGAACGCCATCATATCCGAGTTGATGAGGATCGAACGTTCGCCGATCAAGCGCCTGGAAAACGATCAATCCTATTTTAAAAGCCGTTTGGATGTCTTTTCCAAACTGGATGGAAAACTGCAGGAGTTTTTTGCCAAAGCCGAAGCAATAGATACTTCAGCAGAACTCAATTCACCCAGCGTCAAAACCAGCACCGAGGATTATCTGTCGGCTACGGCCAGCGGGATTGCGGACGTTGGGTCTTATCAGGTGACGGTTGTTGATCTCGCTCAACAGCAAAAGGATGTCAGCCAGGGGTATGCCGATAAAACATCGGCAACTTTCGGCACGGGGTCGCTGGATTTGACAGTCGCCGGTGTGTCTACCTCAATTACAATCGACAGCACGAACAACAGCCTGGAGGGCATTGCCGAGGCTATCAATAATTCTGACTTGGGAGTTCAGGCGACTATTATCAATGATGGCACGGCGACTCCCTACCGCCTGATTTTGACCGGGGAGAGTGTTTCCGATTCATTTTCACTTGACAGCTCCGGGCTGAGTGGTGGAACCGACACCAACCCGACGATGACGAATACTCAAGTGGCGCAGCAGGCTCATATCGTAGTTGACGGCATCGATGTCTACAGTGACAGCAATAGTGTCGACAGCTCCCTTCCTGGTTTGTCTCTTGAACTCTTTAAAGCTGACCAGAATGTCAGCACAACGGTCAATGTCTCAGTTGACAAAGATGCAACCAAGGAAAAAATTCAGGGACTTGTTGATGCGTATAACGGTGTTATCAACTATATCGCCGAACAGAAGTCAGCCGATTGGGGGAATGATTCAGCTTTTCGATCAATAAAGAGGCACTTACAGGATATATTGGTTTCTCGGCAAAGCGGAAGCGGCGCCTTCTCTTCACTGTCGCAGATCGGTTTTGAGACGCAGCGCGATGGTACGATTTCCGTGAATAGCACGGCTTTGTCGGATGCTTTGACCGATATTTATGAAGGGGTAGTTAGCCTATTTTCCGGCACATCCGACAGCGATGGCATCAGTGCTGAGTTTGCGACTTACCTTGAACAAATGACGGATACGGCCACCGGCTTATATGCTGGCCGTAAGGAAAGTACTGAAAGTAATCTGCGGCGGATTGATCAGCGGATCCTTTCTCTGGAGGCCCGCATGGAACAGAAAGAGGAAACTTTAAGAGCCAGATTTACGGCAATGGAAAGCTTGATCAGTGGTATGAACTCGCAAAGTACCTTTCTGTCACAGCAGATGAACATATTAAGTAATATGATGAATAAGGGTTAA
- the flgK gene encoding flagellar hook-associated protein FlgK encodes MGGGLFSALNAARTSLEVNQKSIEIVGNNISNVNTPGYSRQSATLSTYPAVNFGDFFVGQGVKVSDVRRDHDVFVTNQLRDKVVDLGLFNGQTQSLNELERIFNISEENIATDVDRFFDSWQELSASPSDLVLRDIVIQRGELLSTNFNNTANDLQTVRENINDTIVSKVSAINSKIEEVADLNQTIFNIEIRGQTANSARDKRDTLANELAAALGAESYESPNGMLSVNLPGGLPLVQGTEAMTIEPVSSGADMDLVLHAGGVTRSINERHLGGEFQGMLEMRDNFIPALRDDLDRLAYEISSQVNLQHAAGVGLDDSTGLSFFSGPTAASTTPPAPLPADYLNAARNMSVVLADSNQVAAGMGSPAAPGDNRNALTISNIGETYLVGGIDDFNSYYGKMTSRVGIRTNQNELNFQGSQDAVNQLENMRDGLAGVSLEEEMIDLIVYQRGFESSAKFLSTIDEMMGSLINIRR; translated from the coding sequence ATGGGCGGTGGACTCTTTTCCGCACTCAATGCGGCGCGGACCTCACTGGAGGTCAACCAGAAGTCGATCGAGATAGTCGGCAATAATATCTCCAATGTCAATACCCCGGGATATTCCCGACAAAGCGCTACTCTTTCCACCTACCCCGCTGTCAATTTCGGGGATTTTTTTGTGGGTCAGGGAGTAAAGGTAAGCGATGTCCGCCGCGATCACGACGTCTTCGTCACCAACCAGCTGCGCGACAAGGTGGTCGACCTTGGACTCTTTAACGGCCAGACCCAGTCCCTTAATGAACTTGAGCGTATATTCAATATTTCAGAGGAGAATATCGCCACAGATGTCGACAGATTTTTCGACTCCTGGCAGGAGTTGTCCGCCAGTCCCAGCGATCTTGTTCTCCGGGATATCGTCATTCAGCGCGGCGAGCTGCTGTCCACCAATTTTAACAATACCGCCAACGATCTGCAGACCGTCAGAGAAAACATCAACGACACCATCGTTTCCAAGGTAAGCGCCATCAATTCCAAGATCGAGGAGGTTGCCGACCTCAATCAGACAATCTTCAATATTGAAATACGCGGACAGACTGCCAATTCGGCACGGGACAAAAGAGACACGCTGGCCAATGAGCTTGCTGCCGCTCTCGGCGCCGAAAGCTATGAATCGCCCAATGGCATGCTCTCGGTCAATCTGCCGGGAGGCCTGCCTTTAGTCCAGGGCACCGAAGCCATGACCATCGAACCGGTTTCCTCTGGCGCCGACATGGACCTGGTCCTGCACGCCGGCGGAGTAACGCGATCCATCAATGAAAGACATCTTGGCGGAGAATTCCAGGGAATGCTTGAAATGCGCGACAATTTCATCCCCGCACTTCGGGACGATCTGGACCGCCTCGCCTATGAAATCAGCAGCCAGGTCAATCTTCAGCATGCAGCAGGTGTCGGACTCGATGACAGCACCGGTCTCAGCTTCTTCTCCGGTCCCACTGCGGCATCGACAACGCCACCGGCCCCGCTGCCCGCTGATTACCTCAATGCAGCACGAAATATGTCCGTTGTACTGGCAGACTCTAATCAGGTCGCCGCCGGCATGGGCTCACCGGCTGCCCCGGGTGACAATCGCAACGCCCTGACTATTTCAAATATTGGAGAAACCTACCTTGTCGGCGGAATAGACGATTTCAACTCTTACTATGGCAAGATGACCTCCAGGGTAGGCATACGCACCAATCAGAACGAGCTGAATTTCCAAGGCTCACAGGATGCCGTCAACCAGCTCGAAAATATGCGGGACGGTTTGGCCGGCGTCTCCCTTGAGGAGGAAATGATCGATCTGATTGTCTATCAGCGGGGTTTTGAATCCTCAGCCAAATTTTTATCCACCATTGACGAGATGATGGGTTCCCTTATCAACATCAGACGATAA
- a CDS encoding flagellin domain-containing protein: MALTINTNIASLNAQRNLGTSQADLNKSMQRLSSGLRINSAKDDAAGLAISDRMTAQIRGLNQAVRNANDGISFAQTAEGALQETTNILQRMRELAVQSANDTNTDADRLSLDAEYAQLVSEIDRIADTTSFNGKTLLDGTFSGGGNEAVFQVGANQSQTISVNITAADAATLGSGTVISDTGVSTRAAAGSAISLVDVAIGQIDTIRGDLGAVQNRFESTIANLSNVSENLTSARSRILDADIAQETSNMTKQNILQQAGVSILAQANQAPQLALSLLG, translated from the coding sequence ATGGCATTAACCATTAACACAAACATTGCTTCTTTGAACGCCCAGCGGAATCTGGGTACTTCCCAAGCTGATCTCAACAAATCCATGCAGCGCCTATCGTCCGGTCTGCGCATTAACAGCGCCAAGGATGATGCTGCCGGTCTGGCTATTTCCGACCGCATGACCGCGCAAATCCGCGGCCTGAACCAGGCGGTGCGGAATGCCAATGACGGCATCTCTTTTGCCCAAACGGCTGAAGGAGCCCTGCAAGAGACCACCAACATTCTGCAGCGGATGCGTGAGTTGGCGGTGCAGTCGGCTAACGATACCAATACGGATGCAGATCGCCTGTCACTTGATGCCGAGTATGCCCAGCTGGTCAGTGAAATTGATCGTATTGCGGATACAACTTCTTTTAACGGCAAGACATTGTTAGACGGTACTTTCTCAGGAGGAGGCAATGAAGCCGTATTCCAGGTTGGCGCTAATCAGAGCCAGACAATTTCTGTAAATATTACTGCAGCGGATGCGGCTACTCTTGGAAGTGGTACGGTCATAAGCGATACAGGTGTGAGCACAAGAGCTGCTGCTGGCTCAGCTATCTCTTTGGTTGACGTAGCTATCGGTCAGATCGATACAATCCGTGGCGACCTGGGTGCAGTGCAGAATCGCTTCGAATCGACAATAGCTAACCTCTCCAATGTTTCCGAGAACTTGACCTCGGCCCGTTCGCGGATTCTGGATGCGGATATCGCTCAGGAAACCTCGAACATGACCAAGCAGAACATTCTGCAGCAGGCCGGGGTGTCGATCCTGGCCCAAGCCAACCAGGCCCCACAGCTCGCGTTGAGCCTACTGGGTTAA